One window from the genome of Amycolatopsis sp. NBC_01480 encodes:
- a CDS encoding phosphocholine-specific phospholipase C, translating to MVEVNRRRFLQLAAATAAASSIPSIARAASIPAAISSGTIADVEHIVVLMQENRSFDHYFGTMNGVRGFGDPRPVYLPGGQSVWHQPDSGGQVTLPFRPDKDDLGLTFFQDLNHDWNGTHAAWQRGAWNGWIPAKNQPTMAYLNRGDIPFHYALADAFTVCDAYHCSLMSSTDPNRYYLYTGYVGNDGSGGGPVLGNEEAGYGWSTFPEVLEAAGVSWKVYQDAGHGLDLAGHWGWTTDNPYIGNYGDNSLLYFKQYQNTQAGDPLFDKARTGTSVENGDGLFDRLRADVQSGSLPSVSWIAAPEAYCEHPSWPANYGAWYISGILDALTSNPDVWSKTVFLITYDENDGFFDHVVPPFPPLNTNWGLSTADTTGEVYEGGASAGYQKDNPYGLGPRVPLLALSPWSVGGWVCSQTFDHTSVIQFIEQRFGVHSPNVSPWRRAVCGDLTRAFDFTGANSTVPGLPDTGGYAPPPDHSTPPVYTPVPPADGSLPRQESGLRKARPLPYNLAVDTEAKDGRMYLTFLNSGDAGASFYITSKIRTDIPWVYTVGAGGSETDSWALPSGAEYQLSIFGPNGWLRELAGTTGSVGPEVVAREDATSGHVTLTFVNPGSSPVRFVGTDAYDPSQSYTYNVAAGASQVVPNWGVSQANQWYDITVTIDADQAYVRRFSGHVENGKASTSDPAIATV from the coding sequence ATGGTCGAGGTCAATCGCCGCAGATTTCTCCAGCTGGCCGCGGCGACGGCCGCGGCTTCGTCGATTCCGAGCATCGCCCGCGCGGCGTCGATTCCGGCCGCGATCTCCAGCGGCACCATCGCCGACGTCGAGCACATCGTCGTGCTGATGCAGGAGAACCGGTCGTTCGACCATTATTTCGGCACGATGAACGGGGTCCGCGGCTTCGGCGACCCGCGGCCGGTCTACCTGCCGGGCGGGCAGTCCGTGTGGCACCAGCCCGATTCCGGCGGGCAGGTGACCCTGCCGTTCCGGCCGGACAAGGACGATCTCGGCCTGACGTTTTTCCAGGACCTGAACCACGACTGGAACGGAACGCACGCCGCGTGGCAGCGCGGAGCGTGGAATGGCTGGATCCCGGCGAAGAACCAGCCGACGATGGCCTATCTGAACCGCGGCGACATTCCGTTCCACTACGCCCTGGCCGACGCGTTCACCGTCTGCGACGCCTACCACTGCTCGCTGATGAGCTCCACCGATCCCAACCGCTATTACCTGTACACCGGCTACGTCGGCAATGACGGTTCGGGCGGCGGGCCGGTGCTCGGGAACGAGGAGGCGGGTTACGGCTGGTCGACGTTCCCGGAAGTGCTGGAGGCGGCCGGGGTCTCGTGGAAGGTCTATCAGGACGCCGGGCACGGACTGGACCTCGCCGGCCATTGGGGCTGGACCACGGACAACCCGTACATCGGCAATTACGGCGACAACTCGCTGCTGTATTTCAAGCAGTACCAGAACACCCAGGCCGGCGACCCGCTGTTCGACAAGGCCCGCACCGGCACCAGCGTGGAGAACGGCGACGGGCTCTTCGACCGGCTGCGCGCGGACGTGCAGTCGGGCAGCCTGCCGTCGGTGTCCTGGATCGCCGCGCCCGAGGCCTACTGCGAGCACCCGTCCTGGCCGGCCAACTACGGCGCCTGGTACATCTCGGGAATCCTCGACGCGCTCACCTCGAACCCGGACGTGTGGAGCAAGACGGTCTTCCTGATCACCTACGACGAGAATGACGGCTTCTTCGACCACGTCGTGCCGCCGTTCCCGCCGCTGAACACGAACTGGGGACTGTCCACTGCGGACACCACCGGCGAGGTCTACGAGGGCGGCGCCTCGGCGGGCTACCAGAAGGACAACCCGTACGGGCTCGGTCCGCGGGTCCCGCTGCTGGCCCTTTCCCCGTGGAGCGTGGGCGGCTGGGTCTGCTCCCAGACCTTCGACCACACCTCGGTCATCCAGTTCATCGAGCAGCGGTTCGGCGTGCACAGCCCGAACGTCTCGCCGTGGCGGCGCGCGGTGTGCGGCGACCTGACCCGCGCGTTCGACTTCACCGGGGCGAACAGCACGGTCCCGGGCCTGCCCGACACCGGCGGTTACGCGCCGCCGCCCGACCACAGCACCCCGCCGGTCTACACGCCGGTGCCGCCCGCCGACGGCTCGCTTCCCCGGCAGGAGAGCGGTTTGCGCAAGGCTCGCCCGCTGCCGTACAACCTCGCCGTCGACACCGAGGCGAAGGACGGCCGGATGTACCTGACCTTCCTCAATTCAGGTGATGCCGGGGCGTCTTTCTACATCACCTCGAAGATCCGCACCGACATCCCCTGGGTGTACACCGTCGGCGCGGGCGGATCCGAGACCGACAGCTGGGCCCTGCCGAGCGGCGCGGAGTACCAGCTTTCGATCTTCGGACCGAACGGCTGGCTGCGCGAGCTGGCCGGCACCACCGGTTCGGTGGGCCCGGAGGTCGTCGCGCGGGAGGACGCCACGAGCGGCCACGTCACGCTCACCTTCGTCAATCCCGGCAGCTCACCGGTCCGGTTCGTCGGGACCGACGCCTACGACCCGTCCCAGAGCTACACCTACAACGTCGCTGCGGGCGCGTCTCAGGTCGTGCCGAATTGGGGCGTCAGCCAGGCGAATCAGTGGTACGACATCACCGTGACGATCGACGCCGACCAGGCGTACGTCCGCCGCTTTTCCGGGCATGTGGAGAACGGGAAGGCCTCGACCAGCGATCCGGCCATCGCGACGGTGTAG
- a CDS encoding ABC transporter substrate-binding protein produces the protein MVESARRGWVFLVLPVAAVLLGAQACGTPKQDNETINVLMVNNPQMVELQQLTANVFTRDTGIKVNFTLRPENQLRDEVQKEFSAQAGRYDVASISNFETPLFARRNLLAPLSDYAAEDTDFDQADIIDSIKASLTGDDGKVYAEPFYGESSFLMYRLDVLNQLGIKLPATPTWQQVADAAAAADQPGKGMRGICLRGQPGWGEMIAPLTTVVNTFGGAWFSADWQATVDSPEFAAGAKFYIGLAHDHGEDNAANAGYAECLDAMLKGKVAMWYDATAGATQLEAPDSLVRGKIGYVAAPVVNTGSSGWLYAWAWGIERASKHQDAAWKFISWASGKKYEQLAAQTLGGAKVPAGKRRSTYSDPQYLADSGAFASPTELAIESVNPLKPGVQPRPTVGIQFVDVQEFQDLGNKTSALFSAAIAGDLTAKEALQRSQDLAEQVAVKYRK, from the coding sequence ATGGTCGAGAGCGCGCGGCGTGGTTGGGTTTTCCTCGTTCTTCCGGTGGCGGCGGTGCTCTTGGGCGCCCAGGCCTGCGGGACGCCGAAGCAGGACAACGAGACGATCAACGTGCTGATGGTCAACAATCCGCAGATGGTCGAGCTTCAGCAGCTCACCGCGAACGTCTTCACCCGGGACACCGGGATCAAGGTCAATTTCACCCTGCGGCCGGAGAACCAGCTGCGCGACGAGGTGCAGAAAGAGTTCTCCGCCCAGGCCGGCCGCTACGACGTCGCCTCGATCAGCAACTTCGAGACGCCGTTGTTCGCCCGTCGGAACCTGCTCGCGCCGCTGTCGGACTACGCCGCCGAAGACACCGATTTCGACCAGGCCGACATCATCGATTCCATCAAGGCCTCGCTCACCGGCGACGACGGCAAGGTCTACGCCGAGCCGTTCTACGGCGAGTCCTCGTTCCTGATGTACCGGCTCGACGTGCTGAACCAGCTCGGGATCAAGCTGCCGGCCACCCCGACCTGGCAGCAGGTCGCCGACGCGGCGGCCGCGGCCGACCAGCCGGGCAAGGGCATGCGGGGGATCTGCCTGCGCGGCCAGCCGGGCTGGGGCGAGATGATCGCGCCGCTGACCACGGTGGTGAACACTTTCGGCGGCGCCTGGTTCAGTGCCGACTGGCAGGCCACCGTCGACTCGCCCGAATTCGCCGCCGGCGCGAAGTTCTACATCGGCCTGGCCCACGACCACGGCGAGGACAACGCCGCCAATGCCGGCTACGCGGAATGCCTCGACGCGATGCTGAAGGGCAAGGTCGCGATGTGGTACGACGCGACCGCGGGCGCCACCCAGCTCGAAGCCCCGGACAGCCTGGTACGGGGCAAGATCGGCTACGTCGCCGCGCCGGTGGTGAACACCGGCTCCTCGGGCTGGCTCTACGCGTGGGCGTGGGGCATCGAGCGGGCGAGCAAGCACCAGGACGCGGCCTGGAAGTTCATCTCCTGGGCCTCGGGCAAGAAGTACGAGCAGCTGGCCGCCCAGACCCTGGGCGGGGCGAAGGTACCCGCGGGCAAGCGCCGGTCGACCTACAGCGACCCGCAGTACCTGGCGGATTCGGGGGCGTTCGCGAGCCCGACCGAGCTCGCCATCGAGTCGGTCAACCCGCTGAAACCGGGCGTGCAGCCCCGGCCGACGGTGGGGATCCAGTTCGTCGACGTGCAGGAGTTCCAGGACCTCGGCAACAAGACCTCGGCGTTGTTCAGCGCCGCCATCGCCGGCGACCTGACGGCCAAGGAAGCACTCCAGCGCTCCCAGGATCTCGCCGAACAGGTCGCGGTCAAATACCGCAAATGA
- a CDS encoding choice-of-anchor A family protein, protein MRARRFASISASVAAAVCVVAIVASPGATAAPLPGGLGPCLGNACPNPYPPVGNGAIAGRDEGINVYVGGGFQVGGAAAEAEGKLVVLGDFAMAKRAGASSVYNVGIVGAGSRVPPPDGSDFLTTGGGVTVAPGQRLLADGGVVRHAGALTGTVTGTTKADPDAAKPYRDLRAQLTEASHCYAYPDSGPRPATGTARNEGYRTLFTGDGKSALQVFTVDFDLTGRGGAMQGLEFQGIPAGATVLVNLTGAARAINTYSGDLADQDGFNKLRERLLWNFPDATSVRIAGGAQFQGSVLIGNQSSLATVTASGMNGRFFTTGSLLHTSEATGGGGQELHAYPFNGDLPDCTTTPTTSPSSPTTSSPTSSSPTSSSPTSSSPTSSSPTSSSPTTSSPTSSSPTSSSPTSPSPTSSSPTSSSTATSSPTSSSTAPTTSPTSTTSSTSSTPGGPGPTTGTSPGQPVGPGTGPGTGPSGGKPLASTGSDLRGTLTVGVFLLALGGALVALTIRRKRRES, encoded by the coding sequence ATGCGCGCCAGGCGGTTTGCCTCGATCTCAGCCAGTGTCGCCGCCGCCGTGTGCGTGGTGGCCATTGTGGCCTCCCCCGGCGCGACTGCCGCGCCGTTGCCGGGCGGGCTCGGCCCGTGCCTCGGAAACGCTTGCCCCAACCCTTATCCGCCCGTCGGCAACGGCGCGATCGCCGGCCGCGACGAAGGCATCAACGTCTACGTCGGCGGTGGCTTCCAGGTGGGCGGCGCGGCCGCGGAAGCCGAGGGGAAACTGGTGGTGCTCGGCGATTTCGCCATGGCGAAGCGCGCCGGTGCGTCCTCTGTGTACAACGTCGGCATCGTGGGCGCCGGCTCGCGGGTGCCGCCGCCGGACGGTTCGGATTTCCTGACCACCGGCGGCGGCGTGACCGTCGCGCCGGGCCAGCGGCTGCTCGCCGACGGCGGGGTCGTCCGGCACGCGGGCGCGTTGACCGGCACCGTCACCGGCACGACGAAGGCCGACCCGGACGCGGCCAAGCCCTACCGCGACCTGCGCGCCCAGCTCACCGAAGCCAGCCACTGTTACGCGTACCCGGATTCCGGCCCGCGCCCGGCCACGGGCACGGCCCGCAACGAGGGCTACCGGACCCTCTTCACCGGCGACGGGAAATCGGCACTGCAGGTGTTCACTGTGGACTTCGACCTGACCGGCCGGGGCGGCGCCATGCAGGGCCTGGAATTCCAGGGCATCCCGGCCGGCGCGACGGTGCTGGTCAACCTGACCGGCGCCGCCCGCGCGATCAACACCTACAGCGGAGACCTCGCCGACCAGGACGGGTTCAACAAACTGCGGGAACGGCTCCTGTGGAATTTCCCGGACGCCACCAGCGTGCGAATCGCCGGCGGCGCGCAATTCCAGGGCAGCGTGCTGATCGGGAACCAGAGCAGCCTCGCGACGGTCACCGCATCCGGCATGAACGGCCGCTTCTTCACCACCGGCTCCCTGCTGCACACCTCCGAAGCCACCGGCGGCGGCGGACAGGAACTCCACGCTTACCCGTTCAACGGCGACCTGCCCGACTGCACCACGACTCCGACCACCAGCCCCAGCTCACCGACGACTTCCAGCCCCACCTCGTCCAGCCCGACCAGTTCCAGCCCCACCTCCTCTAGCCCCACCTCCTCTAGCCCCACCTCGTCCAGCCCGACCACGAGCAGCCCGACCAGCAGCAGCCCCACTTCTTCCAGCCCGACCTCCCCCAGCCCGACCAGTTCCAGCCCCACCTCGTCCAGCACCGCGACGAGCAGCCCCACCAGCAGCAGCACGGCACCCACCACGAGCCCCACGTCCACGACATCGAGCACGTCGAGCACCCCCGGCGGCCCAGGGCCGACCACCGGCACCAGCCCAGGTCAGCCGGTCGGCCCCGGCACCGGTCCGGGAACCGGCCCGTCCGGTGGCAAGCCGCTGGCGTCCACCGGGTCCGATCTTCGCGGCACGCTGACCGTCGGCGTCTTCCTGCTGGCCCTCGGCGGCGCACTGGTGGCCCTGACCATCCGTCGCAAGCGCCGCGAATCCTGA
- the trpD gene encoding anthranilate phosphoribosyltransferase — protein MTAPTWPRLLAALLRGEDLTADDTRWAMGEVMNDSHEPVAFAGLLVALRAKGETAAEISGLLDALMARVVPLPVDGSGVVDIVGTGGDGAHTVNISTMAAIVTAAAGAPVVKHGGRSVSSKSGSADVLEALGLPLTLTAAQVARCVTELGIGFTFAPAFHLGLRHAAPVRRTLGVPTAINYLAPLTNPARPGAALVGCSNVQIAPVLAAVLAERGTSALVVRGHDGLDEITTAAPTDVWTTAGGVRMTTFDTARFGLARPEPDGLLGGDAAYNAKAVHTVLSGAPGAARDAVLANAAGGLAAHGGSAVSFEDAFADGLDRARAAVDSGAAALLLDRWIKLASSLA, from the coding sequence GTGACCGCACCTACCTGGCCCCGCCTGCTCGCCGCGCTCCTGCGCGGGGAGGACCTGACCGCGGACGACACCCGGTGGGCCATGGGCGAGGTGATGAACGACAGCCACGAGCCGGTCGCGTTCGCGGGGCTCCTGGTCGCGTTGCGGGCCAAGGGGGAGACCGCCGCGGAGATCAGCGGCCTGCTCGACGCGCTGATGGCGCGGGTGGTGCCGCTGCCGGTGGACGGGTCCGGGGTGGTCGACATCGTCGGCACCGGCGGCGACGGCGCGCACACGGTGAACATCTCCACCATGGCCGCGATCGTCACGGCCGCCGCCGGCGCCCCGGTGGTGAAGCACGGCGGGCGCTCGGTCTCGTCCAAGAGCGGTTCCGCGGACGTCCTGGAAGCCCTCGGCCTGCCGCTGACCCTCACCGCCGCGCAGGTCGCCCGGTGCGTCACCGAGCTGGGCATCGGCTTCACCTTCGCGCCGGCTTTCCACCTCGGCCTCCGGCACGCGGCCCCGGTCCGGCGCACCCTCGGCGTGCCCACCGCGATCAACTACCTGGCGCCGCTGACCAACCCCGCCCGTCCCGGCGCCGCACTGGTCGGCTGCTCGAACGTCCAGATCGCCCCGGTTTTGGCCGCGGTGCTGGCCGAACGCGGCACGAGTGCCTTGGTCGTCCGCGGCCACGACGGGCTGGACGAGATCACCACCGCCGCCCCCACCGACGTGTGGACGACCGCGGGCGGCGTGCGGATGACGACGTTCGACACCGCCCGTTTCGGCCTGGCCCGCCCGGAGCCGGACGGCCTGCTCGGCGGCGATGCCGCGTACAACGCGAAGGCCGTCCACACGGTGCTCAGCGGCGCTCCCGGAGCCGCGCGTGACGCCGTTCTCGCCAACGCTGCCGGCGGGCTGGCCGCACACGGGGGGAGCGCGGTGTCGTTTGAGGACGCTTTCGCCGACGGGTTGGACCGAGCCCGCGCTGCGGTGGACAGCGGTGCCGCGGCTCTTCTGCTGGACCGCTGGATCAAGCTGGCTTCCTCGCTGGCCTGA
- a CDS encoding DUF4232 domain-containing protein gives MILLATGALVVAAVAACGGSQTASGSSGGSASAEAPATSQDQAGAAGGGQPATAKAPQNGGACKAADLKAALGSKQEVPTDVQGQLGAAGTHYKADLVWTNHSGHSCTMQGFGGVDVVGPSQGADHATFSLPRMGDTPAVVKLAAGGTAHTTITYIDPSGAQPASQSGRLWTPTHLSVTPPNETAHLSVPWTLGTPFYQDAEAGIAAAGISSVTAGS, from the coding sequence GTGATCCTGCTCGCGACGGGGGCGCTGGTCGTGGCGGCGGTAGCCGCCTGCGGGGGAAGCCAGACGGCGTCGGGCAGCTCGGGTGGTTCCGCGTCGGCCGAAGCGCCGGCCACCAGCCAGGACCAGGCCGGAGCCGCCGGAGGGGGCCAGCCGGCCACCGCGAAGGCGCCGCAGAACGGCGGCGCGTGCAAGGCCGCCGACCTGAAGGCTGCTTTGGGCTCGAAGCAGGAAGTGCCCACGGACGTGCAGGGTCAGCTCGGCGCGGCCGGCACCCACTACAAGGCCGACCTCGTGTGGACCAACCACTCCGGCCACTCGTGCACCATGCAGGGCTTCGGCGGGGTCGACGTGGTCGGCCCGAGCCAGGGGGCGGACCACGCGACGTTCTCGTTGCCCCGCATGGGCGACACCCCGGCCGTGGTCAAGCTCGCGGCCGGCGGGACCGCGCACACCACGATCACCTACATCGACCCGAGCGGCGCCCAGCCCGCCTCGCAGTCCGGCCGGTTGTGGACGCCGACCCACCTCTCGGTGACGCCGCCGAACGAGACCGCGCACCTGTCCGTCCCGTGGACGCTCGGCACGCCGTTCTACCAGGACGCGGAGGCCGGCATCGCCGCCGCCGGGATCTCGTCGGTCACCGCCGGTTCCTGA
- a CDS encoding NAD(P)-binding domain-containing protein, protein MVESIGIIGAGEIAAAMVDGLRDVAVDTPAIFLSPRNAKTADELAARHRAVQVCEDNQSVVDQAELVLLAVRPDVVRDVLEPLDVPGDRVLVSAVAAWSVEELNALLDNEVTVVRAIPLPAVRQRRGITALYPGHPVVEELFNRLGGTVVAPRPEILDAFSAATASISTHLHYLDTVARWMTRQGVAPDAAERYVRTMFSGVEAALDDYGTSLADLGQAHETPGGINEQLRSTWFTPGNQAGLEQALEDIRQRVARPPAG, encoded by the coding sequence ATGGTCGAATCCATCGGAATCATCGGGGCCGGGGAGATCGCCGCCGCCATGGTGGACGGGCTCCGCGACGTCGCCGTGGACACCCCGGCGATCTTCCTTTCCCCGCGCAACGCGAAAACCGCGGACGAGCTGGCGGCCCGGCACCGCGCGGTGCAGGTCTGCGAGGACAACCAGTCGGTGGTCGACCAGGCGGAGCTGGTGCTGCTGGCCGTCCGCCCCGACGTGGTCCGCGACGTGCTCGAGCCGCTCGACGTACCCGGTGACCGGGTCCTGGTCAGCGCCGTCGCGGCCTGGTCCGTCGAGGAGCTGAATGCCTTGCTGGACAACGAGGTGACGGTCGTCCGCGCGATTCCGCTGCCGGCCGTGCGGCAACGACGGGGCATCACTGCGCTGTATCCCGGGCACCCCGTGGTCGAGGAGCTGTTCAACCGGCTCGGCGGCACCGTGGTGGCTCCGCGCCCGGAGATCCTCGACGCGTTTTCTGCCGCCACCGCGTCGATCTCGACCCACCTGCACTACCTGGACACCGTGGCCCGCTGGATGACGCGGCAAGGCGTCGCGCCCGACGCGGCGGAACGGTATGTGCGCACGATGTTCTCGGGCGTCGAGGCGGCCCTCGACGATTACGGGACCAGCCTGGCCGACCTCGGCCAGGCGCACGAAACACCCGGGGGCATCAACGAGCAGCTTCGCTCGACGTGGTTCACCCCGGGCAACCAAGCCGGGCTCGAGCAGGCGCTGGAGGACATCCGGCAGCGGGTCGCCCGTCCGCCGGCCGGGTGA
- the dnaE gene encoding DNA polymerase III subunit alpha, which yields MLDGAAKVKPLLAEAERLEMPAIAMTDHGTMSAAAEFYRVAKKSPVKPIIGVEAYLAPESRFHKKPVFWGQRNQRGSDEFGEGGDVSGAGSYTHMTMWARNSQGLRNLLRMSSLASFEGYYRKPRMDRDLLVEHHEGIMATTGCPSGEVQTRLRLGQREQAIQAASDYKDLFGADNFFLELMDHGLPIERSVRDGLLEIGRLLDLKPVATNDSHYVTQDQAEAHSALLCVQAGKTLNDPTRFKFDGDGYYLKSAEAMREYWDKEVPGAAQNTLMIAERVESYAEVFDFKDRMPRFPVPEGKTEDDLLRDEVEKFVPSRFPGGLTQEYQDRIDRELGIMAKMGFSAYFLVVGDLVRWAKNEKIRVGPGRGSATGSLVAFILHITDLDPIEHSLLFERFLNPERVSPPDIDLDFDDRRRGEVLQYTIEKWGAENVAQVITFGTIKTKAAIKDSARVHFGQPGFSIADRITKALPPPIAAQDIPLSGIFDPQHERYKEATEVRTLTDTDPEVSQIMGTARGLEGLIRNAGVHACAVILSSEPLLDVIPLWRRDDGSTITGFDYPSCEDMGLLKMDFLGLSTLTIIEDTVRAVKENHGRDIDLATLELDDKKTYELLARGDTLGVFQLDGAAMRSLLRAMAPTHFGDIAAVLALYRPGPMAANAHTDYAERSNGRQRITPIHPELKDALEPILGETYHLLVYQEQVMAIAQQLAGYSLGGADLLRRAMGKKKKEIIEKEFEQFRAGMLGKGFSEQACQTLWDVMLPFAGYAFNKSHTAGYGLVSYWTAYLKANYPAEFMAAQLTSNGDNKDKSAIYLAECRRMGIKVLPPCVNQSNLQFRAIGSDIRFGLGAVRNVGANVVDSIVKTRKAKGEYTSFSDFLDKSELVACNKRVLESLIKAGGFDSFDTTRLSMVKVHEDAVEAVVPLKRQEAMGQFDLFGFGGEDEGDAEVAASSSPLAHLKFEDEEYPRKQLLAYERDMLGLYVSAHPLDGAERILRQHAPKPIAQLIDDAPKEGEVVLSGMISVVDRRVNKKGEPWAIVAVEDLDASMEVLFFAKSYSMWQAELVQDSAVAIKGRVNWRDDKMSVFGGNVITLDISDAELNPSDGPPPFVIRADAVKLDRDVVAELRGTLTAHRGDTPVHLVLAGSRETVFVLDNYSVNATASLAGELKGIRGISIGA from the coding sequence ATGCTGGACGGCGCGGCCAAGGTCAAGCCCCTGCTCGCCGAGGCCGAGCGGCTGGAGATGCCGGCGATCGCGATGACCGACCACGGCACGATGTCCGCGGCGGCCGAGTTCTACCGGGTCGCGAAGAAGAGCCCGGTCAAGCCGATCATCGGGGTCGAGGCCTACCTGGCGCCGGAGAGCCGGTTCCACAAGAAGCCGGTGTTCTGGGGCCAGCGCAACCAGCGCGGGTCGGACGAGTTCGGTGAGGGCGGCGACGTCTCCGGTGCCGGCTCGTACACGCACATGACGATGTGGGCGCGCAATTCCCAGGGCTTGCGGAACCTGCTCCGGATGTCCTCGCTGGCGTCGTTCGAGGGCTACTACCGCAAGCCCCGGATGGACCGTGACCTGCTGGTCGAGCACCACGAGGGCATCATGGCCACCACCGGCTGCCCGTCCGGCGAGGTGCAGACGCGGCTGCGGCTGGGCCAGCGCGAGCAGGCGATCCAGGCCGCCTCGGACTACAAGGACCTGTTCGGCGCCGACAACTTCTTCCTCGAGCTGATGGACCACGGCCTGCCGATCGAGCGGTCGGTGCGCGACGGCCTGCTCGAGATCGGCCGGCTGCTGGATCTGAAGCCGGTGGCGACCAACGACTCGCACTACGTCACCCAGGACCAGGCCGAGGCGCACTCGGCGCTGCTGTGCGTGCAGGCGGGCAAGACCCTCAACGACCCCACCCGGTTCAAGTTCGACGGCGACGGCTACTACCTCAAGTCGGCCGAGGCGATGCGGGAGTACTGGGACAAGGAGGTCCCGGGCGCGGCGCAGAACACGCTGATGATCGCCGAGCGGGTCGAGTCCTACGCCGAGGTGTTCGACTTCAAAGATCGGATGCCCCGCTTCCCGGTGCCCGAGGGCAAGACCGAGGACGACCTGCTGCGCGACGAGGTGGAGAAGTTCGTCCCGAGCCGGTTCCCGGGCGGCCTGACCCAGGAGTACCAGGACCGGATCGACCGCGAGCTGGGCATCATGGCGAAGATGGGCTTCTCGGCCTACTTCCTCGTGGTCGGCGACCTGGTGCGGTGGGCGAAGAACGAGAAGATCCGGGTCGGCCCCGGCCGTGGCTCGGCCACCGGCTCGCTGGTCGCGTTCATCCTGCACATCACCGACCTGGACCCGATCGAGCACAGCCTGCTGTTCGAACGGTTCCTCAACCCCGAGCGCGTCAGCCCGCCCGACATCGACCTCGACTTCGACGACCGCCGCCGCGGCGAGGTCCTGCAGTACACGATCGAAAAGTGGGGCGCGGAGAACGTCGCCCAGGTGATCACCTTCGGCACGATCAAGACCAAGGCCGCGATCAAGGACTCGGCGCGGGTGCACTTCGGGCAGCCCGGCTTCTCCATCGCCGACCGGATCACCAAGGCCCTGCCCCCGCCCATCGCGGCGCAGGACATCCCGCTCTCGGGCATCTTCGACCCGCAGCACGAGCGGTACAAGGAAGCCACCGAAGTCCGCACGCTGACCGACACCGACCCCGAGGTCTCCCAGATCATGGGCACCGCGCGGGGCCTGGAAGGGCTGATCCGCAACGCCGGCGTGCACGCCTGCGCGGTCATCCTCTCGTCCGAGCCGCTGCTCGACGTGATCCCGCTGTGGCGGCGCGACGACGGCTCCACCATCACCGGCTTCGACTACCCCTCGTGTGAAGACATGGGGCTGCTGAAGATGGACTTCCTGGGCCTGTCGACCCTGACCATCATCGAGGACACCGTCCGCGCGGTGAAGGAGAACCACGGCCGGGACATCGACCTGGCCACCCTCGAGCTCGACGACAAGAAGACCTACGAGCTGCTGGCCCGCGGCGACACCCTCGGGGTGTTCCAGCTGGACGGCGCGGCCATGCGAAGCCTGCTGCGCGCGATGGCGCCCACGCACTTCGGTGACATCGCCGCGGTCCTCGCGCTGTACCGGCCAGGCCCGATGGCCGCGAACGCGCACACCGACTACGCCGAGCGCTCGAACGGACGGCAGCGGATCACCCCGATCCACCCCGAGCTGAAGGACGCGCTCGAGCCGATCCTCGGCGAGACCTACCACCTGCTGGTCTACCAAGAGCAGGTGATGGCGATCGCGCAGCAGCTCGCCGGCTACAGCCTCGGCGGCGCCGACCTGCTGCGCCGCGCGATGGGCAAGAAGAAGAAAGAGATCATCGAGAAGGAGTTCGAGCAGTTCCGCGCCGGCATGCTCGGCAAGGGCTTCTCCGAGCAGGCCTGCCAGACGCTCTGGGACGTCATGCTCCCGTTCGCCGGGTACGCGTTCAACAAGTCCCACACCGCCGGCTACGGGTTGGTGTCGTACTGGACCGCGTACCTCAAGGCCAACTACCCGGCCGAGTTCATGGCGGCCCAGCTGACCTCCAACGGTGACAACAAGGACAAGTCCGCGATCTACCTCGCGGAGTGCCGCCGGATGGGCATCAAGGTGCTCCCGCCGTGCGTCAACCAGTCGAACCTGCAGTTCCGCGCGATCGGCTCGGACATCCGCTTCGGCCTCGGCGCGGTCCGCAACGTCGGCGCGAACGTGGTCGACTCCATCGTCAAGACCCGCAAGGCCAAGGGCGAGTACACCTCGTTCAGCGACTTCCTGGACAAGTCGGAACTGGTGGCCTGCAACAAGCGGGTGCTGGAATCGCTGATCAAGGCCGGCGGCTTCGACTCCTTCGACACCACCCGGCTCTCGATGGTCAAGGTGCACGAGGACGCGGTCGAAGCGGTGGTGCCGCTCAAGCGCCAGGAAGCCATGGGGCAGTTCGACTTGTTCGGCTTCGGCGGCGAGGACGAGGGCGACGCGGAAGTCGCCGCCTCGTCGTCGCCGCTGGCCCACCTGAAGTTCGAGGACGAGGAGTACCCGCGCAAGCAGCTGCTCGCCTACGAGCGGGACATGCTCGGCCTGTACGTCTCGGCCCACCCGCTGGACGGCGCCGAGCGGATCCTGCGCCAGCACGCGCCGAAGCCGATCGCGCAGCTGATCGACGACGCGCCCAAGGAAGGCGAGGTCGTGCTGTCCGGCATGATCTCGGTGGTCGACCGCCGGGTGAACAAGAAGGGCGAGCCCTGGGCGATCGTCGCGGTCGAAGACCTCGACGCGTCCATGGAGGTGCTGTTCTTCGCCAAGTCCTACTCGATGTGGCAGGCCGAGCTGGTCCAGGACTCCGCCGTCGCGATCAAGGGCCGGGTGAACTGGCGCGACGACAAGATGTCGGTCTTCGGCGGCAACGTCATCACCCTGGACATCAGCGACGCCGAGCTGAACCCGTCCGACGGCCCGCCCCCGTTTGTCATCCGCGCGGACGCGGTCAAGCTCGACCGCGACGTCGTCGCCGAGCTGCGCGGCACCCTCACCGCCCACCGCGGTGACACGCCCGTCCACCTTGTCCTGGCGGGCAGCCGGGAAACCGTCTTCGTGCTGGACAACTACTCGGTGAACGCGACGGCCTCGCTGGCCGGCGAGCTGAAGGGGATCCGCGGCATCTCGATCGGCGCTTGA